The Harmonia axyridis chromosome 3, icHarAxyr1.1, whole genome shotgun sequence nucleotide sequence TTGAAGTAAAGGTAACTGGAAAAACTTTCGAATTGCGGGAACCGGAAGCTATGGGTGCTTCTTTGCCTCAAACGCTGGACGCTCCAGTCAAAGAGGATTCTGAAAGAAggtaatttgaaagaaaaatatttgttatTAGGGCGCCCTAtcgattattataaaattttcgatAAGTGTGGAGTAATCTTTATCATTCTCCATCTCCTCAACTTTATCTGTGCCAAAAATCACATTGATTCTTCACACTGTTTGGCTATGAAAGGAAGACAAACACGCTAGGGAATTTATTGATATTAGAATTTGTTAAAACtgcttttattttgtttaattttcgtttttttttccagtaTCTTCCAGAATACAGGGCTGGTCCGCGAGCGGACATTCGCGTTCGAGCaacaaatagaaaaagaaacaaGACGTAAAATCTCGGTCACCTCCTCTGAAGGTTTCAGTGACGGATCTTGCCAAAGGGAGCAACCTGCCCAGCACAAACCATATCTAATGACTCAAAAGTCATTTTTGAAACCCAAACCATCACCTATAAATACATTCCTGAAGACTAAAGTTATAGAAAATAAAGATTACAGTTCAGGCAGTTCGGAAGATATCGAATACGGTTTAGGAGGCGAATCTCTTGCAGATGAAGTGAGCGTTTCTATCAGTTCTAGCGATGAAAGTAAGGATAAAGATTTGAGAAAGTCAAGCTTGAATTTGAATCTATCCTTTAGCTCGACGGAAGATAAAAGTTTCATCAAAAAATCTTTGCCAATATTCAGACCGGTAACATTAACCATAGCTGATTCTACCCTAGACGATGCTGCTGCGGAAAGTATCGATGTCATGTTGCTACAAGATGAAACGTCTCCTGTTGAAGATAGCCTTCTGAGTTTCTCTGACTCTGAAGAACAGAAAAGGAACAATCAAGATTCATCCAACTCAAAAGTAAGTtgttaatattttcagtttttattttttaaattctgtATTGTTACTCATTGGTTTCTTTGTTTCAGGATATCAATGAGAAACCATCACCGTCTACACCAGGGACACCAACAAACGCATCAAATTCTTGTTCTCTATCAGAAGGCAAAGATGATTTTTTGATCGATGATGAAATAGCCGATCAACCTGCCTTGGTGTTTGGAGACAAATCGCAACATTCCGAACCAACAACTTTGATTGAAACTTCCACTCCTAAAAAAAGAAGGGTACTGATGAAATCGTTCGAAGGTAGTCCACTGGTCATGAAGGAAAGTCATAAAAGTAGCACCATGTCTTTGGATACTTTGTCACCTACTGACAGTTTTGGCAGTGGGGACATGATGATGGATTACGAATTTAGTCATAGCAGTATTGATGATTGTGAAAAGTAAGTATTGAAGCTTTGGAGGACTTCTAATTAAATGTGTTATcttgtttgaaatttgaatatttcaggtcGATCAATAGGATATTTcaaatatagggttttccataggaattatataatttgaaatggttGTAATTGGCAACACTGAGTGCCATTTTTTGACAtatcttatgtcatttgtgttcagtaggttatgtcatttaatcaagGAAAGATACACGCGTCAAGAACGttcagaaattgttttatcaaatcactgctcatttgtgaatactgagagaaatttaagcAGAATCCATGGAAGACATTTTTTAGAATATTTAGATAATTGATTTACTATTCCTTATATTGTAGATAAATTAAGAAGAGATTTTTTTTACATGATACAAGAGTTTCAGTAACTCTTTCAAATTGATCTACAATACGACCCATGATTGAATGACAAAACCTACTGAAAACAAATGAcatgagaaatgtcaaaaaataatttacagtgttgccattataacaattttaaattatatagtttctattggaaaaccctttatatagaatttaaaactattttttcatcatgaagAAAATGTTTTGTTGCTTAAAacttatcaaaaaaatttttataattttcagatCAGGAATCAGCAATAGAAAAAAGTTTATCTTTGAAGAACCAACAAATTCTTTGCAGGCCGAGCTCATAAACGCAGTCAACACAATTGAAACTGACATAAAacataatgaagaaataagGGACTGGTCGGCATTACTAAATTGCACAAACAAAAGGTGAgtgtattttaaatttgattcattattttttagatTGAATCCTTAGAAACAGGCCATTCCTCGTACAAATCGCTAGTAATATTTGGTCACAATGTGtgttatttttgattttgaagcTGGAATGGAACCCACCCcttcagggtaggttcggatctcgaatgacGCGAATTTTGAGACTCACAACGATAGAGACAAACTGTGGCTCGACGCTCTGAGGTCGAattcttagtcaaattcgattctgtccggccgtccgtaaacatgataactctTTAACGGAAAGgcagaaacttgaaattttcgggGTAGGTTCGAATCTCGAATGCCGCGAAAATCTGACAAGGGGTACCATAAATATggtcgttcgaaattttgtcatTCTTATAATTTCACAACTACGAAATCGACGGCAACAAAGTTTTGAATTGAGATgaaaaatgaaagtttgaagctctatgaaaaatttcatgttgacggCTTCACCAGAagcagagaaaattcaagaaaaatatcggaaaaaaatacTCGATATCTAGGTGACAACAGATTCGaagattcgattttgttgaggTTTCGCCTgcagaaataaaataacaattccaagctttgtgcaaaaatttcatattgatcgccTCATtggaaccataaaaaattcaagtagagTATTAAAAAATACGactgttttgaaatttttgagtgtatgaaaaatcacaatttcaaactttatgcaaaatttcgactAGAATATCGTAGCTTGACACCAACTCAGGGCTTGTCTTGAATTctttctgaaacaaaaaaacaagTAATAAACCGCACGGTTCAATTTGCAATTGGCATTAAAAGGTTAATGTTCTGTAAAATTAACTGTAAATCCGCTGATTTaagttcaaaaattataggaatTATAAGTATATAAAATTTGGCAGTCGTTAGTTGCTTGTTGGTGCAACAGACCATGAATTGATCAATATTCCAAGCTTGCAAGCTCGGTAGTATTGAAGCATCTtcttaaaatattattataccATAAATGAATACATGTTTATTGAGACTGCTTTAATGTCTCGAAATATTGTACAAAACTCTGTATTTGTAAGATTGAGGAAACGAGCTTGAATAAAACCGGAAGTTAGGAGCGCGCTCATTTACCAATATCCCATTGAATGATAATCGAGTATGTATATTTCTATTATCATTTATCGAAATCCATTTTTTGTTCGTCCTGATAAAATAGGTATCGATTGCTTTTTTTTTGCAACAATACTATAAAAACAAAGGCACTTATGTACACAGATAAAAAAGCTTATCAGAAAATAACTACACCTAGCAATGCATAGGCGGGTTATGGAATAGGAATGTATGGTAAGGTAATTAATATGTACCACcatgtaataataaaaatattgtaaCCTATCTTTTCGATAACACTTTTTGTGGGATCTTGTGGAAAAAGATTAGTTTCAACTCTCCATTTTCGTTATCGTTTTTCCAGAAAAATAACTTGTTTGCATTTAAACGTACAATTTGGATTTGAGGTAAAAATGCCATCAGGTTGAGATTTTGCTTGTCTATAAAGAATAACCAATTCAATCATCGTCTGGATAGCATAACAAGAACCGTAgaatattcaagcagaatatcagaAACAACAAAAGAAGCATTGAAGTAAAATTGacagtttttgagcgctcgttcattcatgaaCCAATTGAGGGTCATATTTACGTAACCCCTAATTCGATTTTGTTCATTTGAGATTCAAacgtaccctgaaaatttcaagtttctaagttcttccgttcgagagttaccATATTTACGGTCGGACATAACAAATTCTCCAATCTCCAATCGTACGAAGATACGGGTAGGAAGAGCGATGGTAGAATCAACTCTGTGTTATGGCAGTGAAATATGGACCATTAACTCTGACCTAAAACGCAGACTGAACGCAGTTGAGATGGACTATCTGAGACGGAGTGCAAGAACATCAAGGCTACAACATGTCACCAATGATAGCATAAGAGATCGGTTACAGGCCAGAGAAACAGTAATAGACCGAATCGAAACCAAAAGTCTAAGATGGTTTGGACACTTAATGAGAATGCCTGAATATCGATGGCCTAAGAGGTTATTTGAATGGGTCCCGCCAGGACGAAGGAAAAGAGGAAGACCGAAACGCTCTTGGAGTGAGGGAGTGCACCAATCTATGGAAAAGAGACAGTTGAACGTGGAACTGACACAGGATCGCGAGGCTTGGAGAGGAGGACTGGGTAGACGGCACTAGGCTGTATCTTACTAATATGTGATATACCATATTATTAAGCCCAGAATATATGTGTATACATAACAAATTTGAGAGTTTTTCATCACAGAAACTATTCACCAACCTGACATCGTTAGAATTACGTTTACATTAAGCTAAGCAACATTGAATTACATCAGTATCTCTAGTGGGTAATCTCTATCGGAGATTCAACGTTTTCCGGATTTCAAGGTAGGCTTTGAATGTGAAGATAATCATTCATTCAGACTTTCCCTATTATACCTACATCTACAGTGACTTGATAAACCACAATGGCGACACGCGTgttctcgtttttgattggttgagcctaaatatggcggctttttgtttacattctccgttgacctgatttttgggatttattcaaaatgtaaggcccatttgatgagtcactgtagtattcttcagttcaATAAGATTGTTATTTATACGATCAAATACTATCAgacccaataattttaattttgacaaagtgccagttcagttcagtcaattgtattcttaagttctatggttaAGCTATAAATAtggttcgccatttttaggcttaATTTGAACGAATTGGCGCCACTGAGTTTTGTCACTCTACATCGATCTTTTTTCCGTTTATTTTATTTGGATATCCACCAAAACCAACTCCGCCACTGGGTAAATGGTTCGAAGTGGTACGCTAATAGAGCGTGGTGATTCACCGTATGCCCAGCGGCTGTGGCAAGTTGCTCTCGATTTCAATAACAGATCCGTCCGTACGAGTCTACGTCGAAAGGATCAATCCATGAATCCACAGCCGAAAATCTACGATAAATCATCTTTCTCGCATTCGTGTGAAAGTTGTAGTTGTTGATATGTTCGTAcctatgaaaattttgaaactacGTCTCTCGGATAATCTGTTGTGAGATCGTTTATGTGATTACTTCGCTGCTGTTTCCTCCGGATACCTTTGTTCATAGTTTTCTTCAGTTATGCAAGAAGTATGAATATGCCTGCCAAGACTAATTGCTCTGCGGGAACAACATCAGAAACAAATGGGTATgagtttattatttgaaattgtaatttctATATTACAATTATTTCTGTGGACTTTGGATTTCTATGGAATTTCTACGAAAATATTGACAATATGTGATAATTTGGAGTTATTCGATATTTGATGATAACGTTGAATATTCTCAATAGTCTTCGAATTTTTCAGTAGTACAACAAAGTACACTTTTCTCTAGGGAATATTCAGTTTCGATGTAAAAGAAAGAAAATCTGTCATAGGCTTATGGGAAAGTTTCCATCAGGGAAAAATTTGGATGCGTCTCAAATTAttactcattgaattttttttgaacgaaggtccaattttcaaaaaatatttatttggattTATTCCTAATATTGACGTGAGTCTATACTTCTCATAGTAAATAGGAAACGCGGACTTGGAGTCCGCGTTTCCTGTTTTTAGAAAACAGTATCTATATTTTCACGAGATGTTTTTAAAGCGCATTTCAATTAATAGAAATTCGAAATTGCGACCTTTGAATTCGGCTgaggaaaatattttgttgacaCCCCCTTGAAGTTTTTACAGCTAatgttttggaatgtgtagaataaaaaaaatcaaacgatAGATAACCCCTCCTCCATCggtacaaaagaaaatgagagatgccttggataattttaagaataaaaagtcctataaacatgggaccgaaaacactttgttttcgagatacagggtgtttcttgtagtcctacattTTGTGATGGTTAAACGAgttcatcgaatctttattaagcgttaaaactaataattaatttattcatcatagccTACTGATTGGATATTAATAaatgatataatttgaattttcccgaGGATTGCGAGAGAATTGATCGAAAATTTCTCctcgaaattggtagcagatgcaataaaactgcaagaaaccaaaaagtaccAGATTACAGctactttttatattttttttaaactaccagtgatccacccaaaaaaaaagttcaggaGAAAAAAGCGGACActgttcaaaaaaatatacatatcactctgtagatttactatcaaaattggaatatcacTTGATGTTAAATCTAAATTGGAATAACTGTgcaaaatttcagttgaatatcttgcgTTTTGCAGATGCTAtgggaaaaaaacttgaaaaagaatcaaaatttaacaccctgtatcttgaaatcAAAGCGTTTGCGAGTCCATGCTTATAGGACTTTTCTTCTTAAAGAAGCTTCTCATATTCGcttgtacctctaatttagcaacaccctgtatgaactATAGAATAAATTTTGTCGTTTTTTTAtcatcatataataataaatgttgTTTATTTCACTATAGCGTTGACATTTATGAAATTGTATTTCGATTAGGGCAATTCAAATCGAATTAACTAACATATTACTTTCACCATTATATTCCATCACGAACATTATCCAGCATTAAAAAATTGAACACACTTTTTCCAATTGATGGAATGAATTTTGGTAGCACGGGATATCAattattaaaacaaaaaattgatgtCTTCATTTGCGACTTCCTTAACAGCAAATTCATTTGCGACTTCCTTAACAGCAAATTTGAGTTGTAGACACAATTGTTTAGATTGCAATTAATCATaaactttgaaattttattttagttttatcGAGACTTGTAGTATAGTAATGGATGGGTTTCgatagaaatttcaatttttaacgGAGCATGAAATCTAAACTCTCCGTATTTTACGTTTTGTTTCATTTCCTCTTTTAGATATACGAAATACCTCATACAAgtttatccaattttttttaaatttcagtgGTTCTTCGAGGCCAAGATTCATACGTTCTAGAACCGGCACCCCCAATTCCATGTGTCAGTCTCCCAGCTCCCTAGACGGAAGGACGAACGGCCGTCTTTCTTCGACGGCTAGCAGTTCCTTGCGACGTTTGGTCCATAACAACTCAACCCAGGGGGGCTATGAGTCCGACGATTCTATCGTGAAATTGGACAGGAGCCAAGCAACCATAAAAAATGATATTCACGATGTCAAAACGATGCTATTCAAACTGAGGGAAATATTGAATGAGGTGAGTCCATAGGGATATAAACAATCAGTCTTTTCACCTTTGGTTTATAGTTTTAACTGACACCCTGAATTTAGCTGCGTGCTGTCGTGAAGACTACAGTAGTTTCAGGCAGCaaacaattaatttttcagttgaattcaTCGAGTCAGGGGTGAAAAGAAAGTGTTTTTGTTTGAGGATCAGACTTAATGCCgttttcacaaaacttttttAGTTGGAacacaaaaattatttgatCATATTGATTACCATTGcaataatacaataaaattgacaagtgctagaaacttgaaattttcaaggtagaTTCGAATATCGAAAGCCGCTGTTATGTTCGTTAATGGTCACTaaataggggttccgtaaatatggccgttcgaaattttacttttttgtcAATTTCAATCTAAATAAGAATTCTCctttggatgtagaatgacaattcaaAACCACCCGCAAAAGTTCATGTTCATCGCGTAAACAGAACCaaaggaaattcaagaaaaccattgaaacaaattacccaatatttaaCAGCTCACttcaagttaatatttttttttacacatTCGCGAAAAgtaactcatttattattcaGTGTCAAAGTTGAAAAGTACGAGTACATCTCTAATACTTACCttgtttttcttatatttttttttaaatcaatacTTACCCATTGAATgcgttgtgttttttttttaagtttgttTCTTTTTTGCATGTACTTATTTGCTTCCCCTCACCAGCAAACCATTGAAGATGAATTGTTGACGGTGAGTATTGTTTAGGTTCTTTCATTCAATGGgaacttttttaatttcaagtaTTAGacgaaaaggaaaaaatatgtTCAATATTGTATATGTCGACTTTAGACCACTAAGAACTTGTGGTAGTGATTATCATacccaataattttttcaatttatgtgGAAAACTCGcagaggttttttttttatttcgtggTCTTctgtcttatttttttttttgctgtaaccctattatttattattctgtcTGATCGTTTATAATAGTGCCGCCACTGAGCAGTATCATTTGAACAGTAGTCAAATCAAACCAGCTGTGCAGAAAGTACACACACCAGCgtatttttctttgttttcatttataatgTCGCACCTTTGAAAGAATCTCCTCAccatatgtattttttttattaatttccttcagaaaaaaagtttttcttatCGTCATTTGTAAAACAAATTATATATCTTTGTGTTGAATTGATATTGACAATTCTTCAACTTTTTTGTTGTTTACCTTAAGGAGtttaaaaaatacaaattcaaaattcatccaAAGAGAACATAATTTGAACTAAATACTCAACTTGATAATAATTCCAGTCTGAAACTCGCAACCCATTCGAAGGAAGCATGAATGGGCAGAACAATGGTTTGGTGTCCGAACATAATGGCTGTGATGGAGCGGAAGAAGAATCCAAACGATTTGAACTGGCGGACCTTCGCAGACAGGTGCTGTTTTTACAGGGCCAGTTGGAAGATAAAGACAGAAAAGTGATGTCCTTGCAAGATCAGCTGACTAAGATGTGTACAGATAATTATCAATCAAATTCTGCTCCAGCTTCCACTACGAGTATGAATAAAGAAATGAGCAACGCAGCAACTCAAACAGAAAAGGTAATTGTTGTTAATCCTCGAAAATTGTTTTCCGGAATTTAGAAtggacaaaaaaaattgaaacagagCAATATGGCTAATTCTATTGGAGATTTGAATTTAACAGTGAATTGATTGAATAGTTATACATTGACTTTTTTAATGGTTAGTGTCCAAACATCAATTCTTCCATTCTTTCTACTTTTGACAAGAGGCCCAAGGTTcgaatctctttttttttttaaagattaaGAATAAActtctccataaaaaaaattaattctacaCCTTCTGATCAGTATCCACTATCCTATTAATTTTTTGCTATGGATATTTGCCATTGAAAACAATTTGGTTCAATTCTAAAATCGATTTTCTGATTGGCATGAAAGAGTAATTCGAATCAATGATTTCATTATGGACATAAAATCACTGCATAATTTAAATCTGCAGATCCGTCGTCTATCAACTGAACCTTCCTTGACAAATTGTTCTCACTCAGAGGCAACTCAAGGGAATCTAGTCAGGTGAGTTTAATTAAAGATAGGAGTCAATTTGTAAAACAAGCTTGATCAATTAGTGCAATTCAAAGGTTAATTATGTGTGATTCTTGTTTGTAAATTATATTTGTGGGTTTGGACTGGTGCTGCTTTATACAGGTGTTGTGGTTTTGGAAGGTACTATAAAGACAAAGGGATACTAAATTAAGAGCTTTTACTCGCTATTTTCATCACCGCTTTTTGAATTCTAGGGTaatattttcgaagattttttcaaatcaaagaaTCTTTGAACAAAATGGTACACATTTTACCTTAATAATCTGCAGTTTTATTAGAATTTGGTGTATTGCTAATCATGAATCATTCATGAAATTTGTGGCCTGTTGTTTTGTTTACTTAAtctgcatcaaatattttcttaCATGCAATCGTTTATTGGATAGCTTCAGGATTGGGAAGGTAGTTTACCTAGATTTTTGTATGGGTGTAATAGTATTGTGTACtatcaatattttatgttttttgcaTTTATTGTTCTCATGTTCATAGTTAAACTGGATAATATTATAGAATTTACAAAGAGATAAAGCAATTGCAGCTTATTTTATATAGAATTTATCATTAATGGTTATATCTTTTATATGAGAAAAACTTAATAttttatagaatatttatttttgtaaatCATAGAAGAAGTTTCTCTGAAATGCATGTTAAACCTCTTATATAAACTTTAGCTAAACTAATGCAAACAAATTTTATGTGATGTTTTCTTGGAACATTTGGTTCCCTTTTTATTCTTATGCATGCTATAAGTCCTGTTTTTCACAAATTAGACAGTAGGCCAAACAAATaaaacacattatttttgtttttcatgctcAACGTAGAAGTTCAGGGTGAGAATACTTTTTTGTTCTTatataaatgaattttattttcactaaAGTTCACTGCAACGTCTTtcttttcaaagatttttttggaaaacaaaTATGTGTTTAGATATGCAAAACCATGACAAAACAAAGCAAATATTAtgcaataaatataatttaatttctgTTTTCAGTGTGACTGAACTTGACAAAAGAATACAAACGCCATCATCGATACAAAAAATGACGAATCCAGTGGACCCTTCAGCCTCATCGATGATGTATCAACGTTTATCCAACTCTAAAGCACACACAATGATTCCACGTCGTTCTCACAGTCGGACAAGGGCTTCGCCTTCCACATTATCGTGATAATATTCCTATTTTTCTAGAATTGTAGATAATTATGAAAAAGAGGTATATGTGACCTTCAATtatttaatttgtaaataagtATCATGTTAGAGAACCGAAAATTGCCTTACCTCAACATGTTGATTATTATTTAGGTCATAATGGgctttaataataatagtatgatggaaattgattattttgatagttatttaatttatagttatattgaattttttctcaaattgataTCTCccatatatgaaaataaattattgaatttttgatattttgcaaTAGATTTATTAATATAATTAACATAAGAGACATAACTGACCATTttaggaaaatttgaatttttgatcaAAGGTTTATATCATATCATGTTCATGTTGTGATAGGGCTCTAGTTTCTATAGTATATCGCATATATCTCAATTTCTCAGTATTACCTATCATTATCATTGATGTATAAAatacttaaaattattattaggtaGCATAATTTATCTGTGattttaaataatatttgtATTCTTTCAAATGTTTCACTGAaggttatttttcattcaataacatACATACTGTATGTAGGAAAATCTGATGCGCATCAGTACAACCTGACTTACCTGTCTATTGGTTATACAGATTCTTCTATAAAGTGGTGTATGACAGATCAACTTTCATATAGTATttgacatataattttttctattttcatggATTTCAATCAAAtagtcatcatcgttttttcttcatattttatgttttgtttTCTATTGACTTATAAGCtttaaatgattttatttatttttgtaacaGTATTTATACATCCCGATTCTGTCAAAAAATATTGGGGAAGACAATAAACCAATAATTCATCACTTGATTCTTCCCTCGAAGTATAATGTAAGTTTTCATGTGATgaaatttatgttgaataaaatatGAGGAATGATATTagtttata carries:
- the LOC123674780 gene encoding uncharacterized protein LOC123674780 isoform X2, with the protein product MGQCMSRKAAGAFAASAAGAHNRPSKKKHSKLHQSPDDNHKHSGPMRKNNSLATKGVATSFGFRRRPMTSPSVLTTPNESVARRLASTDSNGNDNDTRPLTANIETNGRSTPRLPPPKKEGNATQGVGRFGFRQTNLQVNRSNRVADLNSERIEFCPTKGSSTPKAFHATNNTASNNRVAPRAVFGKPSAISVDNNRNRAAAVKNPAQSDLLGRFTLQATQLPRPQSIHVVETKTAKTIVNNNIMKYSSNGSRRTTREDSSKDGSSTEDSGLGSHVGTDLDISPQTPTNGINKNRTFEVKVTGKTFELREPEAMGASLPQTLDAPVKEDSERSIFQNTGLVRERTFAFEQQIEKETRRKISVTSSEGFSDGSCQREQPAQHKPYLMTQKSFLKPKPSPINTFLKTKVIENKDYSSGSSEDIEYGLGGESLADEVSVSISSSDESKDKDLRKSSLNLNLSFSSTEDKSFIKKSLPIFRPVTLTIADSTLDDAAAESIDVMLLQDETSPVEDSLLSFSDSEEQKRNNQDSSNSKDINEKPSPSTPGTPTNASNSCSLSEGKDDFLIDDEIADQPALVFGDKSQHSEPTTLIETSTPKKRRVLMKSFEGSPLVMKESHKSSTMSLDTLSPTDSFGSGDMMMDYEFSHSSIDDCEKSGISNRKKFIFEEPTNSLQAELINAVNTIETDIKHNEEIRDWSALLNCTNKSGSSRPRFIRSRTGTPNSMCQSPSSLDGRTNGRLSSTASSSLRRLVHNNSTQGGYESDDSIVKLDRSQATIKNDIHDVKTMLFKLREILNESETRNPFEGSMNGQNNGLVSEHNGCDGAEEESKRFELADLRRQVLFLQGQLEDKDRKVMSLQDQLTKMCTDNYQSNSAPASTTSMNKEMSNAATQTEKIRRLSTEPSLTNCSHSEATQGNLVSVTELDKRIQTPSSIQKMTNPVDPSASSMMYQRLSNSKAHTMIPRRSHSRTRASPSTLS
- the LOC123674780 gene encoding uncharacterized protein LOC123674780 isoform X4, encoding MGQCMSRKAAGAFAASAAGAHNRPSKKKHSKLHQSPDDNHKHSGPMRKNNSLATKGVATSFGFRRRPMTSPSVLTTPNESVARRLASTDSNGNDNDTRPLTANIETNGRSTPRLPPPKKEGNATQGVGRFGFRQTNLQVNRSNRVADLNSERIEFCPTKGSSTPKAFHATNNTASNNRVAPRAVFGKPSAISVDNNRNRAAAVKNPAQSDLLGRFTLQATQLPRPQSIHVVETKTAKTIVNNNIMKYSSNGSRRTTREDSSKDGSSTEDSGLGSHVGTDLDISPQTPTNGINKNRTFEVKVTGKTFELREPEAMGASLPQTLDAPVKEDSERSIFQNTGLVRERTFAFEQQIEKETRRKISVTSSEGFSDGSCQREQPAQHKPYLMTQKSFLKPKPSPINTFLKTKVIENKDYSSGSSEDIEYGLGGESLADEVSVSISSSDENDAAAESIDVMLLQDETSPVEDSLLSFSDSEEQKRNNQDSSNSKDINEKPSPSTPGTPTNASNSCSLSEGKDDFLIDDEIADQPALVFGDKSQHSEPTTLIETSTPKKRRVLMKSFEGSPLVMKESHKSSTMSLDTLSPTDSFGSGDMMMDYEFSHSSIDDCEKSGISNRKKFIFEEPTNSLQAELINAVNTIETDIKHNEEIRDWSALLNCTNKSGSSRPRFIRSRTGTPNSMCQSPSSLDGRTNGRLSSTASSSLRRLVHNNSTQGGYESDDSIVKLDRSQATIKNDIHDVKTMLFKLREILNEQTIEDELLTSETRNPFEGSMNGQNNGLVSEHNGCDGAEEESKRFELADLRRQVLFLQGQLEDKDRKVMSLQDQLTKMCTDNYQSNSAPASTTSMNKEMSNAATQTEKIRRLSTEPSLTNCSHSEATQGNLVSVTELDKRIQTPSSIQKMTNPVDPSASSMMYQRLSNSKAHTMIPRRSHSRTRASPSTLS
- the LOC123674780 gene encoding uncharacterized protein LOC123674780 isoform X1 — its product is MGQCMSRKAAGAFAASAAGAHNRPSKKKHSKLHQSPDDNHKHSGPMRKNNSLATKGVATSFGFRRRPMTSPSVLTTPNESVARRLASTDSNGNDNDTRPLTANIETNGRSTPRLPPPKKEGNATQGVGRFGFRQTNLQVNRSNRVADLNSERIEFCPTKGSSTPKAFHATNNTASNNRVAPRAVFGKPSAISVDNNRNRAAAVKNPAQSDLLGRFTLQATQLPRPQSIHVVETKTAKTIVNNNIMKYSSNGSRRTTREDSSKDGSSTEDSGLGSHVGTDLDISPQTPTNGINKNRTFEVKVTGKTFELREPEAMGASLPQTLDAPVKEDSERSIFQNTGLVRERTFAFEQQIEKETRRKISVTSSEGFSDGSCQREQPAQHKPYLMTQKSFLKPKPSPINTFLKTKVIENKDYSSGSSEDIEYGLGGESLADEVSVSISSSDESKDKDLRKSSLNLNLSFSSTEDKSFIKKSLPIFRPVTLTIADSTLDDAAAESIDVMLLQDETSPVEDSLLSFSDSEEQKRNNQDSSNSKDINEKPSPSTPGTPTNASNSCSLSEGKDDFLIDDEIADQPALVFGDKSQHSEPTTLIETSTPKKRRVLMKSFEGSPLVMKESHKSSTMSLDTLSPTDSFGSGDMMMDYEFSHSSIDDCEKSGISNRKKFIFEEPTNSLQAELINAVNTIETDIKHNEEIRDWSALLNCTNKSGSSRPRFIRSRTGTPNSMCQSPSSLDGRTNGRLSSTASSSLRRLVHNNSTQGGYESDDSIVKLDRSQATIKNDIHDVKTMLFKLREILNEQTIEDELLTSETRNPFEGSMNGQNNGLVSEHNGCDGAEEESKRFELADLRRQVLFLQGQLEDKDRKVMSLQDQLTKMCTDNYQSNSAPASTTSMNKEMSNAATQTEKIRRLSTEPSLTNCSHSEATQGNLVSVTELDKRIQTPSSIQKMTNPVDPSASSMMYQRLSNSKAHTMIPRRSHSRTRASPSTLS